The Lepeophtheirus salmonis chromosome 1, UVic_Lsal_1.4, whole genome shotgun sequence genome has a segment encoding these proteins:
- the LOC121122993 gene encoding contactin-1 isoform X1: MYSRCVSKCRRMRICFYLIYAWIWVCIGPVESNLGRSETSATLIFNSGANITLNCQGKSPNRDIAWIQYGKKVLPSNRIRHESDGRLIIHKVFPRDEGLYLCQDVESNQSIHSIRLRVRTPPERVSNFTVLPRSVFALATWNTPLTNSDVDPPLLKYTLSYRLDGNERSEGVEDDTLSWTECKVSEDENSYTVYNLRPNSTYYFRIFATNAVGSGENVSVMVRTTYDPKEIREAEQETGLLFSEGAPVYDGELHADAQDKINLQQDSFKVWIVALLLFVIVSTSGAIGISLFLIKVRGRSRNDITVETTEEEAMELVPHITLNPSFNIDMLEYIEPEESSINDEDGANLVSLPNG, translated from the exons ATGTATTCAAGGTGTGTATCAAAATGTAGAAGAATGAGGATttgcttttatttgatttacgcATGGATTTGGGTATGCATAGGACCTGTGGAGAGCAATCTCGGGAGAAGTGAGACCTCTGCCACTCTCATCTTCAATTCCGGGGCTAATATCACACTTAATTGCCAAGGAAAATCCCCGAATCGGGACATCGCTTGGATTCAG TATGGGAAAAAAGTACTTCCATCGAATCGTATACGCCACGAATCCGATGGTCGCCTCATCATCCACAAAGTCTTTCCCAGGGATGAAGGACTTTATTTATGCCAAGATGTTGAAAGTAATCAATCCATTCACTCTATCCGCCTACGTGTTCGTACTCCACCTGAACGAGTCTCAAATTTTACCGTACTTCCTCGAAGCGTATTCGCACTTGCTACCTGGAATACTCCCTTAACAAATTCAGATGTGGATCCCCCCTTGCTCAAATACACTCTCTCCTATCGACTAGATGGCAATGAGAGATCTGAAGGAGTTGAAGACGACACTTTATCTTGGACAGAGTGTAAAGTCTCTGAGGACGAAAACTCTTATACGGTCTACAATCTACGTCCTAactctacatattattttcgtatttttgcAACGAATGCCGTAGGTTCAGGAGAAAATGTGAGTGTTATGGTTCGAACGACCTATGATCCCAAAGAAATACGAGAAGCAGAACAAGAGACTGGACTGCTATTCTCAGAGGGAGCTCCCGTCTATGACGGAGAGCTTCATGCTGATGctcaagataaaataaatttgcaacaAGATAGTTTCAA AGTATGGATCGTTGCACTACTATTGTTTGTCATTGTCTCCACAAGTGGAGCTATAggaattagtttatttttaattaaagttcgTGGTCGATCTCGTAATGATATTACTGTCGAG ACAACGGAAGAAGAAGCGATGGAGCTCGTGCCTCACATTACACTTAATCCTTCTTTTAATATCGATATGTTGGAATATATCGAACCTGAGGAATCTTCAATCAATGATGAAGATGGTGCCAATTTAGTTTCACTTCCAAATGGATAG
- the LOC121122993 gene encoding neogenin isoform X2, translating to MRICFYLIYAWIWVCIGPVESNLGRSETSATLIFNSGANITLNCQGKSPNRDIAWIQYGKKVLPSNRIRHESDGRLIIHKVFPRDEGLYLCQDVESNQSIHSIRLRVRTPPERVSNFTVLPRSVFALATWNTPLTNSDVDPPLLKYTLSYRLDGNERSEGVEDDTLSWTECKVSEDENSYTVYNLRPNSTYYFRIFATNAVGSGENVSVMVRTTYDPKEIREAEQETGLLFSEGAPVYDGELHADAQDKINLQQDSFKVWIVALLLFVIVSTSGAIGISLFLIKVRGRSRNDITVETTEEEAMELVPHITLNPSFNIDMLEYIEPEESSINDEDGANLVSLPNG from the exons ATGAGGATttgcttttatttgatttacgcATGGATTTGGGTATGCATAGGACCTGTGGAGAGCAATCTCGGGAGAAGTGAGACCTCTGCCACTCTCATCTTCAATTCCGGGGCTAATATCACACTTAATTGCCAAGGAAAATCCCCGAATCGGGACATCGCTTGGATTCAG TATGGGAAAAAAGTACTTCCATCGAATCGTATACGCCACGAATCCGATGGTCGCCTCATCATCCACAAAGTCTTTCCCAGGGATGAAGGACTTTATTTATGCCAAGATGTTGAAAGTAATCAATCCATTCACTCTATCCGCCTACGTGTTCGTACTCCACCTGAACGAGTCTCAAATTTTACCGTACTTCCTCGAAGCGTATTCGCACTTGCTACCTGGAATACTCCCTTAACAAATTCAGATGTGGATCCCCCCTTGCTCAAATACACTCTCTCCTATCGACTAGATGGCAATGAGAGATCTGAAGGAGTTGAAGACGACACTTTATCTTGGACAGAGTGTAAAGTCTCTGAGGACGAAAACTCTTATACGGTCTACAATCTACGTCCTAactctacatattattttcgtatttttgcAACGAATGCCGTAGGTTCAGGAGAAAATGTGAGTGTTATGGTTCGAACGACCTATGATCCCAAAGAAATACGAGAAGCAGAACAAGAGACTGGACTGCTATTCTCAGAGGGAGCTCCCGTCTATGACGGAGAGCTTCATGCTGATGctcaagataaaataaatttgcaacaAGATAGTTTCAA AGTATGGATCGTTGCACTACTATTGTTTGTCATTGTCTCCACAAGTGGAGCTATAggaattagtttatttttaattaaagttcgTGGTCGATCTCGTAATGATATTACTGTCGAG ACAACGGAAGAAGAAGCGATGGAGCTCGTGCCTCACATTACACTTAATCCTTCTTTTAATATCGATATGTTGGAATATATCGAACCTGAGGAATCTTCAATCAATGATGAAGATGGTGCCAATTTAGTTTCACTTCCAAATGGATAG